The Stigmatella aurantiaca DW4/3-1 genome contains the following window.
GGCCCGCGATGTTGATGCTGGCGAAGGACAGCGCCCGGTTGAAGGCCGGTGTCTCGGCCACCTGGGCGCGCACCTCGCTTGGGATGGTGATGATGTTCTGGTCGATGACGAACTGACGGAGCTCCTCCAGCGTGGCGCGCGTGGTGTCCACCAGCGCCTCCGGGGTGGGGTGCTCCTTGCCCAGCGCTTGGTAGACGTCCATGGGCGCCTTGCCACGGGCGATGCGGTCGGCCACTTCGCGGAACTGGGCCTGCGTGCGCTTCAGCTCCGCGTGGCCCCAGGCCAGCAGCGAGTCGATGTCTTCGGTGACGCCCTCCTCGTATTGCAGCTTCTGGCGGTACACCTTCTCGCCGATCGGAAACTCCCCCTGGGAGCGGGGCAGCAAATCCTCGCGCAAGAAGCGGATGTAGCCATCGATGGCGGCCAGGCAGCGCGCTTGTTCTTGCTGGAACTGGGTCTGCAGGGAGGCGTCCTTCACGGGCGCAAAAGCCTTCGGCAGCGTCTCGGCATAGAGCGCGCGGGTGCCGGCCGCCTGCATGAGGGCGATCTCCGTCCACAGCTTGGGGGGATTCTTCAGCGTGCTCTGCGCCGCGGTGAAGACGGCGGGAACCGCCTTCATGCGGCCCACCGCGGAGCGCATGCGCTCATCGAGGGGCGCGAAGTCCCGGTTGATGAGTTGGTAGAGCGAGTAGGAGACAGTGCTCAGGGCGGTGTTGGGGTTTCGCTCCCAGCCGCGCACGGTCTCGATGTCCAGGATGCGGGCCCTCAAGTGGTTCTCGAGGATGTCGTAGTCCGCCCGGTCGAGGGGAGGCAGGGCCGCGCGGTCCACTTGCTGTGGCAGGGCTTCTAGCTCGGTCTTGAGCTGCGCGAGGTGGGCCATGCGCTCCTCGGTTGTGAAGCCTCTGAGCTCTCCATCGTAGGTGTGGATACCCGCCTGGGTGGCCATCGTGGGAAAGCGCCGGAAGGAATCCTCGAAGTGCGCGTCCACGAAGGCCCGCAGGGCTACCTGGGCGGGAGACAAGGCCGCTGAAGGCGTCAGGGTGGGCCCGGTTTGTGAAGGGGGCCGCGAGGCCGTGCAGGCAGGGGAGAGGAGGAGGAGCGCGGAGAGTGCGCCCAGGGCTCGCATCGAGTGCATGGGACCTCGAGGGGAAGAGGGGACGGGAGCCTCGCCGATGCTCCAGGAACCGGCAAGGACGCCGCGGCAGGTTTGGCCTTCGAGGCAGTGCTTGTCCGTGGTGCATTACGGGACTGATGCGTCGCGCTCCCTGTTGGGGAGGGGGCTGGACGACATCGCTTAGCCCGTGCAACGGCAGCGCTGGGTGTCGGCTCAAGGTGCTGAGCGCGTCAGGAACACCTTGAATTGCAGCACGGCGAAGATCTGTCGGGGGGGCTCCAGTCCTGCCCGGCCGAGCAGCGCGGCGAGCGCGGCCTCGGACTCGGGAGGCTGGAGGGTGGCGAGGCCCTGTGTGAAGTTCGACACGGCTTCGGCTGAGGCTCCAGCGCGCCGGAGCCGATGCACCTCCACGGCCGTGAGCACGGGGTCGAGCCCGATGCGGCAGCCCAGGATGAAGGGCGCGCCGGGCTTGAGCCGCCGCACCACCTCGCGCAGCAGTGCCAGGCGACCCTCCTCGCCCGCCACGTGGTGGAGCACACCAATCATCTCCGCCCCATCAAACAAAGGGCCAGGGGGGAGGGAGTCCAGTAGGCCAGCGTGCAGCCGAGTTCGTTCCAGGAGCCCCGCCGCGGCGAGCTGCTTCTGCGCGACCGCCAGCATGTCGGGGGAGGGGTCCACCCCCGTGAAGCGCCAGCCCGGCGCTCCCTGTTTCGCGTAGGGCAACACGTCCTGCCCCGTGCCCACGCCCACGCAGAGCAGGGACGCCGCGTCCTGTCCATCCAGCGTGGCCGCCATCACCGTGGCAATCGCCTCGTGCATCGCTTGGACGCCGATGAACCAGGACGTGGCCTGGGCGTCATACCGGGCGGCGCGCTCGGCGCCGAACTTCCGCACGGAAGCCTCGTGTTGCAGGTGTGAGGGGTCGTGTGAGTGCATAGTTTCTCCGGTCAGCCCAAAAGGGGGGGCGTTGGGGGGTCTGAAGGGAGGATGCGTCTTCGGTGCCTTCCTCGGCAGAGCGGGGATTGGGGTGGGATCGGCGTGGATTTCGATGGTCCCTGGAAAGGAGGGTCCCCTTGTCGATTTGACAAGGGTCATTAGGTTTACCGCGCTTGCCAACGAAAGGCGTGGTCATGTCGAAATACGAGTCCAAACCGCAGGTTGCTCCCGAAGCCATTCGCGTGGAGACTGCCGCCACGGTTCAAGGACCAG
Protein-coding sequences here:
- a CDS encoding DUF885 domain-containing protein, with the protein product MHSMRALGALSALLLLSPACTASRPPSQTGPTLTPSAALSPAQVALRAFVDAHFEDSFRRFPTMATQAGIHTYDGELRGFTTEERMAHLAQLKTELEALPQQVDRAALPPLDRADYDILENHLRARILDIETVRGWERNPNTALSTVSYSLYQLINRDFAPLDERMRSAVGRMKAVPAVFTAAQSTLKNPPKLWTEIALMQAAGTRALYAETLPKAFAPVKDASLQTQFQQEQARCLAAIDGYIRFLREDLLPRSQGEFPIGEKVYRQKLQYEEGVTEDIDSLLAWGHAELKRTQAQFREVADRIARGKAPMDVYQALGKEHPTPEALVDTTRATLEELRQFVIDQNIITIPSEVRAQVAETPAFNRALSFASINIAGPFETRATEAYYYVTPPEPTWNAEQVEQHMSFYNRYALPIISIHEAYPGHYVQFLWTRQVESKVRKLLGSSSFSEGWGLYTEQMMLDEGYGGGGLQTDKLRLNQLALYLQRLARYMVGLSLHTRGMTYEQAVSFFEQEAYMTRTNAEREARRGTSDPTYLVYALGKKLILQLREDAQAKWGADFTLRRFHDELVSYGYPPIPILRRLLLGEDPG
- a CDS encoding class I SAM-dependent methyltransferase, whose amino-acid sequence is MRKFGAERAARYDAQATSWFIGVQAMHEAIATVMAATLDGQDAASLLCVGVGTGQDVLPYAKQGAPGWRFTGVDPSPDMLAVAQKQLAAAGLLERTRLHAGLLDSLPPGPLFDGAEMIGVLHHVAGEEGRLALLREVVRRLKPGAPFILGCRIGLDPVLTAVEVHRLRRAGASAEAVSNFTQGLATLQPPESEAALAALLGRAGLEPPRQIFAVLQFKVFLTRSAP